In Achromobacter xylosoxidans A8, a single window of DNA contains:
- a CDS encoding TonB-dependent receptor, translating to MSKKTPLTIALCAQCFSPAVALSLMLPAGASAQTAAQTTTLQPVTVTAGSVSDEDLPAPYAGGQVAQGARLGLMGNQDVMDTPFNVTSYTSELIQNQQARTLADVMANDPSVRFTTSSGHAYENFRIRGFDVNQNDVAINGMYGLAPMGRTPLEFVERVEVLKGPNALFSGMAPSGAVGGTINLVPKRAEDTPNATFGVNWQADGQLGTTIDAGRRFGSANEWGARVNGSFSDGATTLDGQSRKREFLSAGLDYRSSAFSASIDAYHSQESFSGGTPAMFWFGGSVVPDAPDPRINQFSTGYGSIQSNAVMARAEYRFNDSVSAFAGVGRRDSHQSGLINGTHARQIDANGNFTGSIIGQRAYTDATSADAGLRSRFITGSVRHELVLQASLLKLEDGSATGPASTFKSNIYDPITPVMPAVPGSAPKTAENTLSSLALVDTMSFFDDKLLLTGGLRNQRVKTTNFDKTGKTTARYDEDAVTPAFAIVVKPWGPDVSLYANYVQGLSKGDSVTDTTASNYGQVFAPYKTKQQELGVKWNAGTFTNTLAFFQIDKPMLVTEGSTSKPTYADGGEKRVRGVEWNTFGELAPGVRVLGGVTYTQGTQVKTSYGRYDGNTAVGAPRWQANTGLEWDTPWVPGLTLSGRVQATSSQYADAANKLQIPGWGQLDLGARYATQINGRDVVLRLNVNNVFDKHYYAGSFSDTTPIVTLGPARTVTASASISF from the coding sequence GTGTCCAAGAAAACTCCGTTGACAATCGCGCTGTGCGCCCAATGCTTCAGCCCGGCCGTTGCGCTGTCCTTGATGCTTCCCGCTGGCGCCAGTGCCCAGACCGCCGCGCAAACCACGACGCTGCAGCCCGTCACCGTGACTGCAGGGTCGGTGTCGGATGAGGATTTACCTGCGCCTTACGCCGGAGGGCAGGTGGCACAGGGCGCGCGTCTGGGTTTGATGGGCAACCAGGACGTGATGGATACGCCCTTCAACGTCACCAGCTATACCTCCGAGCTGATCCAGAACCAGCAGGCGCGCACGCTTGCCGACGTCATGGCGAACGACCCTTCGGTTCGGTTCACGACGTCTAGCGGACATGCCTACGAGAACTTCCGGATCCGGGGCTTCGACGTCAACCAGAACGATGTGGCGATCAATGGCATGTATGGCCTGGCGCCCATGGGCCGCACGCCGTTGGAATTCGTCGAGCGGGTGGAGGTGTTGAAAGGCCCGAACGCCTTGTTCAGCGGCATGGCGCCCAGCGGCGCCGTGGGCGGCACGATCAACCTGGTGCCCAAGCGCGCGGAAGACACCCCCAATGCCACCTTCGGCGTGAACTGGCAGGCCGACGGCCAACTGGGCACGACCATCGATGCCGGCCGCCGCTTCGGTTCGGCCAATGAATGGGGCGCGCGCGTCAATGGTTCTTTCAGCGATGGCGCCACCACGCTGGACGGCCAATCCAGAAAGCGCGAGTTCCTGTCCGCAGGGTTGGACTATCGCAGCAGCGCCTTCAGCGCGTCGATAGACGCTTATCACAGCCAAGAGTCGTTCTCGGGTGGCACGCCCGCCATGTTCTGGTTCGGTGGCTCCGTCGTGCCCGACGCGCCCGATCCCCGTATCAACCAGTTCAGCACGGGTTACGGCAGCATCCAGAGCAACGCCGTCATGGCGCGCGCCGAGTACCGCTTCAATGACAGCGTGTCGGCATTCGCCGGCGTGGGCAGGCGCGACAGCCATCAATCGGGCCTGATCAACGGCACCCATGCGCGGCAGATCGACGCCAATGGCAATTTCACCGGTTCGATCATCGGGCAGCGCGCCTACACGGACGCCACCTCTGCCGATGCTGGTCTGCGTTCGCGCTTCATCACGGGCAGCGTGCGACACGAACTGGTGCTCCAGGCTTCCCTGCTGAAGCTGGAGGACGGATCGGCCACCGGGCCGGCATCGACTTTCAAGTCCAATATCTATGACCCGATCACGCCGGTCATGCCGGCGGTACCCGGCAGCGCACCCAAGACCGCCGAGAACACGCTGTCCAGCCTGGCGCTGGTGGACACCATGTCCTTCTTCGACGACAAGCTGCTCCTGACTGGCGGCCTGCGCAACCAGCGCGTGAAGACCACGAATTTCGACAAGACGGGCAAGACGACCGCGCGCTACGACGAGGATGCCGTGACGCCCGCTTTCGCCATCGTCGTCAAGCCCTGGGGACCGGACGTTTCGCTGTACGCCAACTACGTGCAGGGCCTGAGCAAGGGCGATAGCGTCACGGACACCACGGCCAGCAACTATGGGCAGGTGTTCGCGCCCTACAAGACCAAGCAGCAGGAGCTGGGCGTCAAGTGGAACGCTGGCACCTTTACCAATACCTTGGCGTTCTTCCAGATCGACAAGCCCATGCTGGTCACGGAAGGCTCTACGTCCAAGCCGACGTACGCGGACGGCGGCGAGAAGCGCGTCCGTGGCGTGGAATGGAATACCTTCGGCGAGCTGGCTCCAGGTGTGCGCGTGCTGGGCGGCGTCACTTATACGCAGGGCACGCAGGTCAAGACTTCCTATGGTCGCTATGACGGCAACACCGCGGTGGGCGCGCCGCGCTGGCAGGCCAACACCGGACTGGAATGGGACACGCCGTGGGTGCCCGGCCTGACGCTGAGCGGGCGCGTGCAGGCTACGTCGAGCCAATACGCCGACGCAGCCAACAAGCTGCAGATTCCGGGCTGGGGCCAATTGGACCTGGGCGCCCGCTACGCCACGCAGATCAACGGCCGGGACGTGGTGCTGCGCCTGAACGTCAACAACGTGTTCGACAAGCACTATTACGCCGGCAGTTTCAGCGACACGACGCCTATCGTGACGCTGGGGCCGGCGCGCACCGTTACCGCCTCCGCCAGCATCAGTTTCTGA
- a CDS encoding PepSY-associated TM helix domain-containing protein: MRADYIRIYKSVHTWTGILTGMALFIAFYAGALTVFKEPLTRWATPPAAVAPVPLDETPGLIARTLAARPDVAKGFSIHLQDAEHVPARMAWEVRDGQADDHDESSLRHYAAYLDSGGELRLEESSPSGLMSFIDVLHRVVGLPVDSDPNRWFMGVVASLYAIALVSGVIVLLPSLVKDFFALRVGKNLKRMWLDAHNVVGIVSLPFHIIMALSSVVFAFHDGIYDLQDKLMYEGKLGAVFQRAGGNTPGGEARNPADMLTPRELLAQARGLAPGFEPDTLQYQQVTGPRAIVRVWGKDDSAVSPRARGGFVALDPYTGKVLNRDYLPGGQDTPNLWVSSFFALHMASFGGAEVQWLYFLLGLAGAWLFYSGNLLWIETRRKRANRQTGEVPVQRLDTRLMASATVGVCLGCVCGISLMMVASKWLSGHVGDLNAWLQGLYYAAFFASVAWAFLRGGAAAGVHLLWLAAALTLAIPATSLVGGLLPATGLWAHTSAAALAVDATALAAALGFAWMAKASARRIGRGEPDSAWAPRRLAAREG, encoded by the coding sequence ATGAGAGCCGACTATATACGCATCTACAAATCGGTCCATACCTGGACGGGCATCCTGACAGGCATGGCGCTCTTCATTGCCTTCTATGCCGGCGCGCTGACGGTGTTCAAGGAGCCCCTGACCCGTTGGGCAACGCCGCCCGCAGCCGTCGCGCCCGTGCCGCTGGACGAGACGCCAGGCCTCATCGCCAGAACGCTTGCGGCGCGGCCGGACGTGGCCAAGGGATTCAGCATCCATCTTCAGGATGCCGAGCACGTGCCGGCGCGCATGGCTTGGGAAGTGCGTGACGGGCAGGCCGACGACCATGATGAGTCGTCGCTCCGCCATTACGCGGCCTATCTGGATTCGGGCGGCGAACTGCGGCTGGAGGAGTCCTCGCCCAGCGGGCTGATGTCGTTCATCGACGTGCTCCACCGCGTAGTGGGGTTGCCCGTGGACAGCGACCCCAACCGCTGGTTCATGGGTGTCGTCGCATCGCTCTATGCAATCGCCCTGGTGTCGGGCGTGATCGTGCTGCTGCCGTCGCTGGTCAAAGACTTCTTCGCCCTGCGGGTCGGCAAGAACCTGAAGCGCATGTGGCTGGACGCGCACAACGTGGTGGGCATCGTTTCGCTGCCATTTCACATCATCATGGCGCTCAGTTCCGTGGTGTTCGCGTTTCATGACGGCATCTACGATCTGCAGGACAAGCTGATGTACGAAGGCAAGTTGGGGGCAGTCTTCCAGCGCGCCGGCGGCAACACGCCAGGTGGCGAGGCCAGGAATCCCGCAGACATGCTGACGCCCCGGGAACTGCTGGCCCAGGCGCGCGGCTTGGCGCCGGGCTTCGAGCCCGACACGTTGCAGTATCAGCAAGTCACCGGCCCGCGCGCCATCGTGCGCGTCTGGGGCAAGGACGACAGCGCGGTGTCGCCGCGCGCGCGGGGCGGCTTCGTGGCGCTCGACCCTTACACCGGGAAGGTGCTCAATCGCGATTATCTGCCGGGCGGGCAGGATACGCCCAACCTCTGGGTCAGCAGCTTCTTCGCGCTGCACATGGCTTCCTTCGGGGGCGCGGAGGTGCAGTGGCTCTATTTTCTGCTGGGGTTAGCGGGCGCATGGCTGTTCTATAGCGGCAACCTGCTGTGGATAGAAACGCGCCGCAAGCGCGCCAACCGGCAGACCGGCGAGGTTCCGGTGCAGCGGTTGGACACAAGGCTGATGGCATCGGCGACCGTGGGCGTCTGCCTGGGATGCGTATGCGGCATTTCATTGATGATGGTCGCGTCCAAATGGTTGAGCGGGCATGTAGGTGATCTGAATGCCTGGCTCCAGGGGCTGTACTACGCGGCGTTCTTCGCCAGCGTGGCCTGGGCTTTCCTGCGCGGGGGCGCGGCAGCGGGCGTACACCTGCTATGGCTGGCGGCAGCGTTGACGCTGGCGATACCGGCGACCTCGCTGGTGGGCGGCCTGCTGCCCGCCACCGGGCTTTGGGCGCACACGTCGGCCGCGGCGCTGGCAGTGGATGCGACGGCATTGGCGGCAGCGCTGGGGTTTGCCTGGATGGCAAAGGCCAGTGCGCGCAGGATCGGGCGGGGCGAGCCCGACAGCGCATGGGCGCCGAGACGGCTCGCTGCGCGCGAGGGATAG
- the fes gene encoding enterochelin esterase, with the protein MEWRDWMSSAALAVSMAVVTPGMAAAQSKQGAVTPEAHVDERISLQKGEFLAGTWAADSGVTLDLLDSAGQHVRRLSDLEKPAGALMLVAPADGFYTVRAQGQGVFRWAVTERLPLAEQRAPAPALDSSRLAALAATLTAGGTTEDFWAEVAQQGAPLVEAADAQHDRVTFLWRGAERNVRLFGGPSSDHAQLARLGDSDVWHASFVVPRSTRLSYRLAPDVPELPGSGMARRRAILATAQADPHNPKAYPERGVDAFQTYSMLELAQAPPQPWVEARADVPRGTVEAMELRSDLMRNTRKIHLYRPAGWQPGAANNHVLVLFDAGAYLGRVPTPTILDNMIAAGVIPPTAALLIDNPTAESRSQELPPNPDFADFLAKELMPWARKQGIGAPAARTVIGGSSYGGLASAYAALRHPEVFGNVLSQSGSYWWSPAGEEDQWLTRQFVAVRKLPVRFFLGAGLFESGRGGQPGILETNRHLRDVLLAKGYLVTHREVAGGHDYLVWRGTLSDGLLDLIGTGKQGGGQVQP; encoded by the coding sequence TTGGAATGGCGGGATTGGATGTCGTCGGCGGCGCTGGCGGTCTCGATGGCCGTCGTGACACCGGGCATGGCCGCGGCGCAGTCCAAGCAAGGCGCCGTGACGCCCGAGGCCCACGTGGACGAGCGGATTTCGCTGCAAAAAGGCGAATTCCTTGCTGGTACCTGGGCCGCCGACTCCGGCGTGACCCTGGATCTGTTGGACAGCGCCGGCCAGCACGTGCGTCGACTGAGCGATCTGGAAAAGCCGGCCGGGGCGCTGATGCTGGTGGCGCCGGCGGATGGCTTTTACACGGTGCGCGCGCAGGGCCAGGGCGTGTTCAGGTGGGCCGTGACGGAACGTCTACCCCTTGCCGAACAGCGCGCGCCAGCGCCTGCGCTCGACAGCTCGCGCCTGGCCGCGCTGGCGGCGACACTGACCGCAGGCGGAACGACGGAAGACTTCTGGGCAGAGGTGGCTCAGCAAGGCGCGCCGCTGGTCGAAGCCGCCGATGCCCAACATGACCGCGTCACGTTCCTGTGGCGTGGCGCCGAGCGCAACGTGCGCCTGTTCGGCGGGCCGTCGTCGGACCATGCGCAATTGGCGCGCCTGGGCGATTCCGATGTATGGCATGCCAGCTTTGTCGTCCCACGATCCACGCGGCTGTCATATCGCCTGGCGCCCGATGTACCGGAGCTACCTGGTTCCGGCATGGCGCGGCGCCGCGCGATCCTGGCCACGGCGCAGGCCGATCCGCACAATCCCAAGGCTTACCCCGAGCGCGGCGTCGACGCGTTTCAAACCTATTCCATGCTGGAGCTGGCGCAAGCGCCGCCGCAGCCCTGGGTCGAAGCCCGCGCGGACGTGCCACGGGGAACGGTCGAGGCCATGGAACTGCGCAGCGATCTCATGCGCAACACGCGCAAGATCCACCTGTACCGTCCCGCGGGTTGGCAGCCCGGTGCCGCAAACAATCATGTACTGGTGCTATTCGATGCCGGCGCCTACCTGGGCCGCGTGCCCACGCCGACCATCCTGGACAACATGATCGCGGCGGGCGTCATTCCACCGACCGCGGCGCTGCTCATCGACAACCCCACGGCCGAATCCCGCAGCCAGGAGTTGCCGCCCAATCCGGACTTCGCCGACTTCCTCGCGAAAGAACTGATGCCGTGGGCGCGCAAACAAGGCATCGGTGCGCCAGCCGCGCGTACCGTCATCGGCGGCTCCAGCTACGGCGGTCTGGCGTCGGCCTATGCCGCGCTGCGCCACCCCGAGGTGTTCGGCAATGTGCTCAGCCAGTCCGGTTCCTATTGGTGGTCGCCCGCGGGCGAAGAAGACCAATGGCTGACGCGGCAATTCGTCGCGGTGCGCAAGCTGCCGGTGCGATTCTTCCTCGGCGCGGGGCTGTTCGAATCGGGACGCGGCGGCCAGCCGGGCATTCTGGAGACCAACCGGCATCTGCGTGACGTGCTGCTTGCCAAGGGCTATCTGGTGACGCACCGCGAGGTGGCGGGCGGGCACGATTACCTGGTCTGGCGGGGAACCTTGTCGGATGGGCTGCTGGATTTGATCGGCACGGGCAAGCAGGGCGGCGGGCAAGTCCAGCCTTAG